The following coding sequences lie in one Rutidosis leptorrhynchoides isolate AG116_Rl617_1_P2 chromosome 6, CSIRO_AGI_Rlap_v1, whole genome shotgun sequence genomic window:
- the LOC139855175 gene encoding pentatricopeptide repeat-containing protein At5g40410, mitochondrial, with amino-acid sequence MVSSSSHSLRSYFSSKPSRHLIKSQTELKLFHSSTQNLCYPLYCNYGFQPQHNSTSLLNSVITSLSLCTSIHICQLIHSKVIKGLNYNDCFIGDRLVSIYARLGYFKDAHNLFDEIPNRDLVSWNTIISAFSRKGEVGLSLNAFYRMRYDDEMKPNDITLISLISSCGYVEGGYIHGFVLKNGWLCEIKVLNSLINMYGKFGYFKASSVLFEMIKLPNLVSWNSIIKIHIQNGLLETSMLYFNLMRRALIYPDQATIVTILQGCADMGVGNVVDAFHGYILLSGLDESIPIVTALLNLYAKSGRLMSACDVFDDMNEPDIIAWTVMLSAYAMHGYGKQAIEHFNHMIRKGHQPDHVTFTHLLSACSHSGLVNEGKKYFKIMSSVYCIEPRLDHYSCMVDLFGRSGHLRDAHILIDSMPMEPNAGVWGALLNGCKVYGDVKLGEEAANKLITLNPLDSRNYIMLSSIYSKAGRWVDFSKVRSLMKDKGVVRTAGCSCIEHDHKVHRFVVGDQAHPDSERVYAKLDEVMNKIGKAGYVANTEFVLHDVEEEVKGDLVRKHSEKLAIAFGLLVYNDKVPIIITKNLRICGDCHNMAKFVSLVEKRVIIIRDTRRFHHFADGLCSCGDYW; translated from the coding sequence ATGGTGTCTTCTTCTTCTCACTCTCTTCGTTCTTACTTCAGTTCAAAACCTTCAAGACATTTGATAAAATCTCAAACTGAACTTAAACTCTTTCATAGTAGTACACAAAATCTGTGTTATCCTTTATATTGTAACTATGGTTTCCAACCTCAACATAACTCAACTTCACTTCTTAATTCAGTAATAACATCTCTTAGCCTATGCACTTCAATACACATTTGTCAGTTAATCCATTCAAAAGTTATCAAGGGCTTAAATTACAATGATTGTTTCATTGGTGATAGACTGGTGTCAATCTATGCAAGACTGGGATACTTTAAAGACGCACACAACCTGTTTGATGAAATTCCTAACAGAGACTTGGTATCCTGGAATACAATTATTTCTGCGTTTTCTCGAAAGGGGGAAGTGGGTCTGAGCTTAAATGCATTTTATAGGATGCGATACGACGACGAGATGAAGCCCAATGATATCACTCTTATATCGTTAATTTCAAGTTGTGGTTATGTAGAGGGTGGCTACATTCATGGCTTTGTTTTGAAAAATGGATGGTTATGTGAAATAAAAGTTTTAAATTCACTTATTAACATGTATGGGAAATTTGGGTATTTTAAAGCGTCTTCCGTGTTGTTTGAGATGATTAAGTTACCAAACTTAGTTTCTTGGAACTCGATCATCAAGATTCATATACAAAATGGGCTTTTAGAGACGAGTATGTTGTATTTTAATCTAATGCGTAGAGCGTTAATTTATCCTGATCAAGCTACAATTGTTACAATACTTCAGGGTTGTGCTGATATGGGCGTTGGGAATGTTGTGGATGCGTTTCATGGTTATATTTTGTTGTCCGGTTTGGATGAAAGTATTCCTATTGTAACTGCATTATTAAACTTATATGCGAAATCTGGAAGATTAATGTCTGCTTGTGATGTTTTTGATGATATGAATGAACCGGATATAATAGCTTGGACTGTTATGCTATCTGCATATGCGATGCACGGGTACGGTAAACAAGCGATTGAGCATTTTAACCATATGATTCGAAAAGGTCATCAGCCGGATCATGTCACTTTCACTCATTTACTGAGTGCTTGTAGTCATTCAGGTCTTGTAAATGAGGGAAAGAAATATTTCAAGATTATGTCTAGTGTTTATTGTATTGAACCTAGGTTGGACCATTACTCGTGTATGGTTGACCTTTTTGGTAGGTCAGGCCATTTAAGAGACGCGCATATTTTAATCGATAGCATGCCAATGGAGCCTAACGCTGGTGTTTGGGGTGCGCTTTTAAACGGTTGTAAAGTTTATGGAGACGTAAAGCTAGGTGAGGAGGCTGCAAATAAATTGATTACTTTGAACCCTTTAGACTCTAGAAATTATATTATGCTATCGAGTATATACTCTAAAGCGGGTCGTTGGGTTGACTTTTCAAAAGTCAGATCTTTAATGAAGGATAAAGGTGTTGTAAGGACAGCTGGTTGCAGCTGTATTGAACATGACCACAAggttcatcggtttgttgtgggcgATCAAGCACACCCTGATAGCGAGCGTGTATATGCAAAATTAGATGAAGTTATGAATAAAATTGGGAAGGCGGGGTATGTAGCTAATACGGAGTTTGTTCTTCATGATGTTGAGGAAGAAGTTAAGGGTGATTTGGTCAGAAAGCATAGTGAAAAGTTGGCTATTGCATTTGGTCTTTTAGTGTATAATGATAAAGTGCCGATTATAATCACGAAGAATTTGAGGATTTGTGGTGATTGTCATAATATGGCGAAGTTTGTATCACTTGTTGAGAAGCGTGTGATCATCATTCGTGATACAAGGAGGTTTCACCATTTTGCTGATGGGTTATGTTCTTGTGGAGATTATTGGTAA
- the LOC139855176 gene encoding uncharacterized mitochondrial protein AtMg01250-like — MEIMALMGFGSRWCKWIHACLSSASISILINGSPTKEFSLQKGVRQGDPLSPYLFIMVAEGLNHLTKTVAASNRFDGIRIGRGGTRVTHLQYADDTLFFDDWNRRNGETDSMAGWLGCMAGTLPINYLGLHIGSSMKQSKA, encoded by the exons ATGGAGATCATGGCACTAATGGGTTTCGGTTCTAGGTGGTGCAAATGGATTCATGCGTGTTTATCGTCGGCTTCAATTTCAATTCTGATTAACGGGTCTCCTACAAAAGAATTCTCTCTGCAAAAAGGGGTTCGTCAAGGGGATCCTCTATCCCCGTACTTATTCATCATGGTGGCCGAGGGATTGAACCACCTAACGAAAACAGTCGCGGCCTCTAATCGTTTTGATGGGATTCGTATTGGGAGGGGAGGTACCAGGGTCACGCACTTACAATATGCGGACGACACGTTGTTCTTTGATGATTGGAATAGGAGAAAT GGGGAAACAGATAGCATGGCGGGTTGGCTTGGTTGTATGGCGGGTACGTTACCTATTAACTATCTTGGGCTCCATATCGGTTCGTCGATGAAACAGTCTAAAGCATAG